From the genome of Candidatus Nitrosocosmicus oleophilus, one region includes:
- the bshC gene encoding bacillithiol biosynthesis protein BshC, with protein MGSNTVATIDGDSKLSAIFSRYLNSSDSDISRFVQSIPSKFEDAVDILNKNPLPETDEFVGSNRELLKKVVTNFHTKAGTLNEKTRNQIDSLTNKRSKIIVGIHQPNLFAFSGVFKKIVLLETLANRSIRNNDTIVPLFLIVDHDFMDDKWMHVAKLPSIRNTTGVLDLRYPINDSKRWKISSMTESPTRSLVNYWENQIYNWIKNNKDLSKSEVKSLYERFKEFWSIVEEAFLLSDNYSEFNSIIMSKIVNNFWNYKTLFVNLSDLSQVFQRGYNFLLSENERYLNSLEKSESYFREHGIYTGVSANLNKHSPLWLHCDCGSKASSKISREDNGEILLIGKCISCKKNLSLSIGKNGKISIPEDKIEMVSPRAIPILLLLSRELAISGYISGIGGSIGYTIVGKRVFDELQIKLPPMMLWAGADVFTGIAQREASRYLEENGISNMTEFFIQINQKNDELRKKIEPLILKRNEIYENKAQLQDLLSDLFYYKQEQRKVKDIIKNVQKSKNALKLRSCIIDYAVNMGIEHVEHEWSHKLVENNDLTKPVVLN; from the coding sequence TTGGGAAGCAATACGGTAGCCACTATTGACGGTGACAGTAAATTAAGTGCAATATTCTCCAGATATCTGAACTCATCTGATTCAGATATTAGCAGATTTGTACAATCCATTCCGTCAAAGTTCGAGGATGCTGTTGATATTTTGAACAAGAATCCCTTACCTGAAACAGATGAATTTGTTGGTTCAAACCGAGAACTTCTTAAAAAGGTTGTAACAAATTTTCATACAAAGGCAGGAACTCTAAATGAAAAAACCAGAAACCAAATTGATTCTCTGACCAATAAAAGATCAAAAATAATCGTCGGAATTCATCAACCCAATTTATTCGCATTTAGTGGGGTTTTTAAGAAAATAGTATTATTGGAGACATTGGCAAATCGTTCCATCAGGAACAACGATACTATTGTTCCCCTGTTTCTAATAGTTGATCACGATTTTATGGATGATAAATGGATGCATGTGGCCAAACTACCTAGTATAAGAAATACCACTGGAGTACTTGATCTAAGATATCCAATCAATGATTCAAAAAGATGGAAAATCTCTAGCATGACTGAGTCCCCAACTCGCTCCCTGGTAAATTATTGGGAAAACCAAATATATAATTGGATAAAAAATAACAAGGATTTATCAAAGTCTGAAGTTAAGTCTCTTTATGAACGATTCAAAGAGTTTTGGAGTATAGTTGAAGAGGCATTTTTATTATCTGATAACTACTCTGAATTCAATTCAATTATCATGTCTAAAATTGTTAATAATTTTTGGAATTATAAAACATTATTTGTAAATTTATCAGATCTGTCCCAAGTATTTCAAAGGGGATATAACTTCCTTTTATCCGAGAATGAAAGGTATCTAAATTCCTTAGAGAAATCAGAATCCTATTTCAGGGAACATGGAATATATACAGGAGTTAGCGCAAACCTAAATAAACATTCTCCTTTGTGGTTACACTGTGATTGCGGCAGCAAGGCTTCCTCTAAAATAAGCAGGGAAGATAATGGAGAAATTTTGTTAATCGGCAAATGCATCTCTTGCAAGAAAAATTTATCGTTATCTATCGGTAAGAATGGGAAGATATCAATCCCCGAGGACAAGATTGAAATGGTATCACCACGGGCCATCCCGATTTTACTTCTGCTATCAAGAGAATTGGCAATTTCTGGATATATTTCAGGTATTGGTGGAAGTATAGGATATACAATAGTAGGAAAGAGAGTCTTTGATGAATTGCAAATAAAATTACCCCCTATGATGCTCTGGGCAGGTGCCGATGTTTTTACAGGAATCGCCCAAAGAGAAGCCTCAAGATATTTAGAGGAAAACGGAATATCAAATATGACAGAGTTCTTTATTCAAATCAATCAAAAGAATGATGAACTGAGGAAAAAAATTGAACCCTTAATATTAAAGCGAAATGAAATATACGAAAATAAAGCTCAATTACAGGATCTATTAAGCGATTTATTTTACTATAAACAGGAACAAAGGAAAGTAAAGGATATAATAAAGAATGTCCAAAAATCTAAAAATGCATTGAAACTAAGATCATGTATTATCGATTATGCTGTTAACATGGGGATTGAACATGTAGAGCATGAATGGTCTCACAAATTAGTTGAAAATAATGATTTAACCAAACCTGTGGTACTAAACTGA